One genomic segment of Paenibacillus sp. FSL H8-0332 includes these proteins:
- a CDS encoding helix-turn-helix domain-containing protein codes for MYSVMLVDDDQPVLDFLSAVIPWDELGLTLHSACKNGLIALEKAQAGMPDIVITDIGMPYMDGLELIRELKQRSEELRVVVLSCMDDFTYAQQAVKLMVSDYILKEMISRELITGLLRELGDDLRRRDADKAQTLKWKSMAENQKVLLKQSVLRRMAARELPDSEWRADAAELGIMPDLTAHVAVLCRISGNAGENEAEELALMSWVESAAEAVRQEDTAAVCLPYSGRDCVLVFSGGMGNGADSGHISMLGRLRSAIQALPGVTASFQYLCIPAGGGHFREGIIELLSQGREYAFYLEPGELSSLKTLPPFTEEDLFLHYAEASQEIREAFLEEAADRLAALLSKWMDTIRARRYAPRQVKEWMLKLLYDNQMRLMARQQFQSTFSLELLHDTLTAIDHMDHLEEWSLQFFNERLPVIREMYQETRRDEIKKVKQYVDRHLNRKITLEEVAEYTHLNSSYFSRLFKKETGMSFIHYVTHTKMEQAKEWLDQSSQSVEQVAEQLGYENKSYFTKLFKLHTGTTPGEFRGEEGNRSAQTSGTRRHYPC; via the coding sequence ATGTATAGCGTAATGCTGGTGGATGATGATCAGCCGGTACTGGACTTTCTCTCGGCGGTGATCCCTTGGGACGAGCTTGGATTAACGCTGCATTCTGCCTGCAAGAATGGTCTGATTGCCCTGGAGAAAGCGCAGGCCGGTATGCCCGATATTGTCATTACGGATATTGGTATGCCCTATATGGATGGTCTGGAGCTGATCCGTGAGCTGAAGCAGCGCAGCGAAGAGCTGCGTGTGGTGGTACTGTCCTGCATGGATGACTTCACGTACGCCCAGCAGGCGGTGAAGCTGATGGTGAGCGACTATATCCTGAAGGAGATGATCAGCCGCGAGCTGATTACCGGGCTGCTGCGGGAGCTGGGAGATGATCTGCGCCGCCGGGATGCCGACAAAGCCCAGACGCTGAAGTGGAAAAGCATGGCCGAGAACCAGAAGGTGCTGCTGAAGCAAAGTGTGCTGCGGCGCATGGCTGCCCGGGAGCTGCCGGACAGCGAATGGCGGGCGGATGCCGCCGAGCTGGGGATTATGCCGGATCTCACGGCCCATGTAGCCGTGCTCTGCCGGATCAGCGGCAACGCCGGGGAGAACGAAGCGGAGGAGCTCGCGCTAATGTCATGGGTGGAATCCGCCGCCGAAGCTGTGCGGCAAGAGGACACCGCTGCCGTATGCCTGCCCTACAGCGGGCGCGATTGTGTGCTCGTCTTCAGCGGCGGGATGGGCAATGGCGCGGACTCAGGTCATATCTCTATGCTCGGCAGGCTGCGTTCCGCCATTCAAGCGCTGCCGGGGGTTACGGCTTCCTTTCAATATTTGTGTATACCGGCGGGCGGCGGGCATTTCCGGGAAGGGATCATTGAGCTGCTTAGTCAAGGCCGTGAATATGCCTTCTATCTAGAGCCGGGCGAGCTGAGCAGTCTGAAGACGCTCCCGCCGTTCACGGAGGAGGATCTGTTCCTCCATTATGCCGAAGCCTCGCAGGAGATCCGTGAGGCCTTCCTGGAGGAAGCGGCCGACAGGCTTGCGGCCTTGCTGTCGAAATGGATGGATACCATCCGTGCCAGACGGTATGCGCCGCGCCAGGTGAAGGAGTGGATGCTCAAGCTGCTCTACGATAACCAGATGCGGCTGATGGCCCGCCAGCAATTCCAGTCCACCTTTTCCCTGGAGCTGCTGCATGATACCCTGACGGCGATTGATCATATGGATCATCTGGAGGAATGGTCCCTACAATTCTTCAACGAACGCCTGCCGGTGATCCGCGAGATGTATCAGGAGACCCGCCGGGATGAGATCAAGAAGGTGAAGCAGTATGTTGACCGCCATCTGAACCGTAAAATCACCCTGGAGGAGGTGGCGGAATACACGCATTTGAATTCGAGCTATTTCAGCCGGCTGTTCAAAAAAGAAACCGGAATGAGCTTCATCCACTATGTTACCCATACCAAAATGGAGCAGGCCAAGGAATGGCTGGACCAGTCTTCACAGAGTGTGGAGCAGGTTGCCGAGCAGCTTGGATATGAGAATAAAAGCTATTTCACGAAGCTCTTCAAGCTGCATACAGGAACTACACCCGGAGAGTTCCGGGGGGAGGAAGGCAACCGGTCCGCACAGACATCAGGCACAAGGAGGCACTACCCATGCTGA
- a CDS encoding SIS domain-containing protein: MNVKSDIMSAYMESIVELLNEIRSEPKDKLQQVAELLADHIAQDKLVYLYGPGGHSNMNATEVFFRAGGLMHISAILDEGTMISNGALRSMAVERTPGYGTLVIEDNRLGQGDILILANAYGINTACVDAALEARRRGVTTIAVTSVGHAEATPKGHIARHPSGQNLYELCDYVLDSKVKPGDAALHIDGIEPKMGSTSTFANAFLLNSLMMTTAACLGAKGIEVPVWRSGNAPGGDEWNNRFIERFKGRVRWL, from the coding sequence ATGAACGTTAAGTCAGATATTATGTCCGCTTATATGGAAAGTATTGTAGAGCTGCTGAATGAGATACGGAGCGAACCCAAGGACAAGCTGCAGCAGGTAGCGGAGCTGCTCGCGGATCATATTGCGCAGGACAAGCTGGTCTACCTCTACGGTCCGGGCGGCCATTCCAATATGAATGCAACCGAGGTTTTCTTCCGCGCCGGGGGGCTGATGCATATCAGCGCCATATTAGATGAAGGCACGATGATCTCGAACGGCGCCCTGCGCTCGATGGCGGTGGAACGCACTCCCGGCTACGGAACGCTTGTTATTGAAGACAACCGGCTGGGACAAGGCGATATTCTGATCCTTGCCAATGCTTACGGCATTAACACGGCCTGTGTCGATGCTGCCCTGGAAGCACGGCGCCGGGGAGTGACCACGATTGCCGTTACTTCGGTCGGCCATGCCGAAGCTACGCCCAAGGGGCATATTGCCCGCCACCCGTCAGGGCAGAATCTGTATGAGCTGTGCGACTACGTCCTGGACAGCAAGGTGAAGCCCGGTGACGCTGCCCTGCATATTGACGGGATTGAACCGAAGATGGGTTCAACCTCCACCTTCGCCAACGCTTTTCTGCTCAATTCCCTGATGATGACTACAGCGGCCTGTCTCGGAGCGAAAGGGATCGAGGTGCCGGTCTGGCGCAGCGGCAACGCTCCCGGCGGGGATGAGTGGAATAACCGCTTCATTGAACGCTTCAAGGGCCGGGTCCGCTGGCTATGA
- a CDS encoding carbohydrate ABC transporter permease → MALLGIVFLLPFIWMLSASLKPEADVFKYPIEWIPQTWRAAFNYHSVWFGKANFTLYYWNSIKVTALTTLLSVAVSSMAAYGFTKIRFPGRNALFVVVLATYMIPAEATLVPLFIIFRSTGLYDTHLGLILLGGFSVLGTFLLRQFFASLSNEYIESAQIDGAGHIRIFLSILFPLVRPAIATYAILRFIWTWNDFQTPLVFLNSKTLYTLQLGMNAFADRNGAFYSLIMAASVSAIVPLLVVFILGQKQVIEGISLGGVKG, encoded by the coding sequence ATGGCACTGCTGGGCATTGTGTTTCTGCTCCCTTTTATATGGATGCTGTCCGCTTCGCTCAAGCCTGAGGCCGATGTATTTAAGTATCCGATTGAATGGATTCCGCAGACATGGAGGGCGGCGTTCAACTATCATTCCGTCTGGTTCGGCAAAGCCAACTTCACCCTGTATTACTGGAACTCGATTAAAGTCACGGCGCTCACGACACTTCTCTCCGTAGCGGTGTCCAGTATGGCGGCCTACGGCTTCACCAAAATCCGCTTTCCCGGCAGAAATGCACTGTTCGTAGTGGTGCTGGCGACTTATATGATTCCTGCGGAAGCTACGCTGGTGCCGCTGTTCATTATCTTCCGCTCCACCGGCCTGTACGATACGCATCTGGGGCTGATTCTGCTGGGCGGGTTCAGCGTGCTGGGTACCTTTCTGCTCCGCCAGTTTTTCGCCTCACTCTCGAATGAGTACATCGAATCGGCGCAGATCGACGGCGCGGGACATATCCGTATCTTCCTCTCGATTCTGTTCCCGCTGGTCCGGCCCGCGATTGCCACTTATGCGATTCTGCGGTTCATCTGGACCTGGAATGACTTCCAGACGCCGCTGGTCTTCCTGAACAGCAAGACCCTCTATACACTTCAGCTGGGCATGAATGCCTTCGCTGACCGTAACGGGGCCTTCTATTCGCTCATCATGGCGGCTTCGGTCTCGGCGATTGTCCCGCTGCTGGTCGTGTTCATCCTCGGGCAGAAACAGGTGATCGAAGGTATTTCCTTGGGGGGGGTGAAGGGGTGA
- a CDS encoding YdeI/OmpD-associated family protein: protein MSNENRLAAATREDLRNWLLVNSTAEGCCWVEVSMKPLPDTLLYLDAVEEALCFGWIDGVKKVNAEGKLMQRLSPRSKRSSWTELNKERVRRLEKLGLMRDEGRRCLPDMDVEAFRIDPVIEQRLKADEQVYRHFLAFPALYQRVRIDTIQSYIHEPELFERRLDKFIENTRVNKMYGQWHDNGRLLED from the coding sequence ATGAGTAACGAAAACAGGCTTGCAGCTGCAACTAGAGAAGATTTGAGAAATTGGCTGCTGGTGAACAGCACGGCGGAAGGTTGTTGCTGGGTAGAGGTAAGTATGAAGCCGCTCCCGGATACACTGCTGTACCTGGACGCCGTAGAAGAAGCGCTGTGCTTCGGCTGGATTGACGGGGTGAAGAAGGTGAACGCTGAAGGCAAGCTGATGCAACGGCTGTCTCCACGCAGCAAGCGGAGTTCATGGACGGAGCTTAATAAGGAGCGTGTCCGCCGCCTTGAGAAGCTGGGGCTGATGCGCGACGAGGGACGGCGATGCCTGCCTGATATGGATGTCGAAGCTTTTCGAATCGATCCCGTGATTGAACAGAGATTGAAGGCGGACGAGCAGGTGTATCGCCATTTCCTGGCCTTCCCGGCGCTGTATCAGCGGGTGCGGATCGACACCATTCAGAGCTATATCCATGAGCCTGAGCTGTTCGAACGCAGATTGGACAAATTCATAGAGAATACTAGAGTTAACAAAATGTACGGCCAATGGCATGACAACGGGCGTCTGCTGGAGGATTAG
- a CDS encoding extracellular solute-binding protein, with amino-acid sequence MKKNVFALVWIIVLLVALAGCGNSNNTNGATPTSGSTAAPEAGESAAPSAEAVTIKVANWSPAADMEPILQAYEDSHPGVTLEYVELADNGDSVAGMKKLDLLVASGENLDVVFMPGATDYSQRAGLGLLAPLNDLISKEGITLTDEYTVDPSVDGKVYALPDTLENYFVLLNKDKLDAAGLAVPTEWSWDDYLDYAAKLTSGTGPSKTFGTYFHTWAMYWELGIINQEKDNNLVNNGVVNIDSAGIRQSLELRNKAEASGVAVPYADTISQKLAYRSEFFTGHAAMIVTGNWMIGEAGGSEEFPATFTTAFAPMPSNTAGQPAGVSIANGNYVGILEKSGHQQEAYDFIRWYSTEGEQMQNVYSAWKKQDVDKFIAGVKSGAISPDNIDETSLAYVIKNAKPAPLSVPPTYQGELETAFTKETELYILKQQDLETTISKAQAELQKIVDANK; translated from the coding sequence ATGAAAAAGAATGTGTTCGCTCTGGTATGGATCATCGTGCTTCTGGTAGCTCTGGCGGGCTGCGGCAATTCAAACAACACGAATGGCGCAACTCCGACTTCTGGCAGTACGGCTGCGCCGGAGGCGGGGGAGAGTGCCGCACCTTCCGCAGAAGCGGTAACGATCAAGGTCGCCAACTGGTCGCCTGCGGCCGATATGGAACCGATTCTGCAGGCGTACGAGGATTCCCATCCGGGAGTTACCCTGGAATACGTGGAGCTGGCTGACAACGGTGATTCGGTGGCCGGGATGAAGAAGCTGGATCTGCTCGTCGCATCCGGCGAGAACCTGGATGTGGTCTTCATGCCGGGGGCCACCGACTATTCACAGCGTGCCGGACTCGGACTGCTGGCTCCGCTGAATGACCTGATCAGCAAGGAAGGCATCACGCTGACAGACGAGTATACGGTTGATCCGTCCGTTGACGGTAAAGTGTATGCCCTGCCGGATACGCTGGAGAATTATTTCGTCCTGCTGAACAAGGACAAGCTGGATGCGGCAGGCTTAGCCGTTCCCACCGAATGGAGCTGGGACGATTATCTTGATTACGCAGCCAAGCTGACCAGCGGCACCGGGCCGTCCAAGACCTTCGGTACGTATTTCCATACCTGGGCCATGTACTGGGAGCTGGGAATCATTAACCAGGAGAAGGACAATAATCTGGTCAACAATGGTGTCGTGAATATCGACAGTGCGGGTATCCGTCAATCGCTGGAGCTGCGTAACAAGGCAGAGGCATCGGGAGTAGCGGTGCCGTATGCCGACACCATCTCCCAGAAGCTCGCTTACCGCTCGGAATTCTTCACCGGACATGCCGCGATGATCGTAACGGGCAACTGGATGATCGGCGAAGCAGGCGGCTCGGAAGAATTCCCGGCGACCTTCACCACCGCGTTCGCTCCGATGCCGTCTAACACTGCCGGACAACCTGCGGGAGTCAGCATTGCCAACGGCAACTATGTAGGCATTCTGGAGAAGTCGGGCCATCAGCAGGAAGCCTATGATTTCATCCGCTGGTACTCCACGGAGGGCGAGCAGATGCAGAATGTATATTCCGCATGGAAGAAGCAGGATGTGGACAAGTTCATTGCAGGTGTCAAATCAGGTGCGATCAGCCCCGACAATATTGACGAGACCTCACTGGCCTATGTAATCAAGAATGCCAAGCCCGCACCGCTCAGCGTGCCGCCGACCTATCAGGGCGAGCTGGAGACAGCCTTTACCAAAGAAACCGAGCTGTACATCCTGAAACAGCAGGATCTGGAGACTACGATCAGCAAAGCACAGGCTGAGCTGCAGAAGATTGTAGATGCCAACAAGTAA
- a CDS encoding amidohydrolase family protein, translating into MNIDALHYRTGEPVRVHVEDGAIAAIEALGIRELPLEEREGLPIVAPGLVDLQINGYGGYDFNHPALSAAVVKEAVRAVWKEGVTGFYPTVITGAPYTILGAMRAIARACEEDDASAATIKGIHLEGPFLSPEDGPRGAHALEHIRPPDTALFDQWQAAAGGRISIVTLSPEWEGSAEFIRHCVRQGVMVSIGHTSADAAQIAGAVAAGARLSTHLGNGAHAMLPRHPNYLWTQLAEEALWCTLIADGFHLPDEVLKVAMKVKGQRALLVSDAVALAGLAPGSYDTPVGGRVVLTPAGRLHLAGEPGLLAGSAQMLLRHIARLSAAGLASLPDAWDMASVHPAGFMALPAAAGLAAGAPADLALIRRTGAAGLALTALCQAGGWVYRRE; encoded by the coding sequence ATGAACATTGACGCACTGCATTACCGGACAGGCGAACCGGTCCGGGTTCACGTGGAGGATGGGGCGATCGCTGCCATTGAAGCCTTGGGCATACGGGAGCTGCCGCTGGAGGAACGAGAGGGGCTACCAATTGTTGCACCGGGTCTAGTCGATCTGCAGATCAACGGCTACGGCGGATATGACTTCAACCATCCGGCGCTGAGCGCAGCGGTCGTTAAGGAGGCTGTCCGCGCTGTATGGAAGGAGGGGGTAACCGGCTTCTACCCGACTGTAATTACCGGCGCTCCGTATACCATTCTCGGAGCGATGCGGGCGATTGCCCGGGCCTGTGAGGAGGATGATGCCAGCGCTGCGACGATCAAGGGCATCCATCTGGAAGGCCCGTTTCTCTCGCCGGAAGACGGGCCGCGCGGGGCACATGCGCTGGAGCATATCCGTCCGCCGGACACGGCCTTGTTCGATCAGTGGCAGGCGGCGGCGGGCGGACGCATCTCCATTGTGACGCTGTCCCCCGAATGGGAGGGGAGCGCGGAATTCATCCGCCACTGCGTACGGCAGGGAGTGATGGTCTCCATCGGGCATACGTCAGCGGATGCCGCGCAGATTGCCGGAGCGGTTGCCGCCGGAGCGCGGCTGTCCACGCATCTGGGCAATGGCGCCCATGCCATGCTGCCGCGCCATCCGAACTATCTGTGGACCCAGCTCGCCGAAGAGGCGCTGTGGTGCACGTTGATCGCCGACGGCTTCCACCTCCCGGATGAGGTGCTGAAGGTGGCGATGAAGGTCAAGGGCCAGCGGGCACTGCTGGTCAGCGATGCCGTTGCCCTGGCCGGGCTTGCGCCCGGCAGCTATGACACGCCGGTCGGCGGCCGTGTCGTGCTGACCCCGGCGGGCCGGCTGCATCTCGCCGGCGAGCCCGGGCTGCTGGCGGGTTCGGCGCAGATGCTGCTGCGCCACATCGCGCGCCTTAGCGCCGCGGGCCTGGCCAGCCTGCCGGACGCCTGGGACATGGCGTCCGTGCATCCGGCAGGCTTCATGGCCCTGCCTGCGGCCGCGGGCCTGGCCGCAGGAGCGCCGGCGGATCTGGCGCTGATCCGCCGCACCGGCGCCGCCGGGCTTGCGCTGACGGCGCTGTGCCAGGCCGGCGGCTGGGTGTACCGCCGGGAGTGA
- a CDS encoding sugar ABC transporter permease, which yields MKTSVTLPQSHNKPTAGSRKRKRIEAGMGYFFTGPMLLGVLVFTLIPMIFSFMLSFTKWSFVTGFDKIRWSGLDNFRQLFQDEVFLKSLGNNFIMLLAVPVGMAIALILGVIITSHVYAPGAFKVIYFMPQISSVVAVAVVWQVLFHPSYGPVNGFLSALGVDNPPKWLADPTYALPSVMLLMIWIDLGVSLIIYIAGIKNIPADLYEAATIDGASKFAQFRSITFPLLTPTTFFLLVTGIIGNFKSFALVKVLTDGGPANSTSVVVYDMYQTAFVDLQTGYASSMVMILFVIVLAITGLQWLGQRYWVNY from the coding sequence TTGAAGACGTCAGTTACCTTACCGCAGTCCCATAATAAACCAACCGCCGGCAGCAGAAAAAGAAAACGGATCGAAGCGGGGATGGGCTACTTTTTCACAGGTCCCATGCTGCTTGGGGTACTGGTATTCACACTGATTCCGATGATATTCTCCTTCATGCTCAGCTTCACCAAATGGTCGTTTGTCACCGGCTTCGATAAGATCCGCTGGAGCGGCCTGGATAACTTCCGTCAGCTGTTTCAGGATGAGGTGTTCCTGAAGTCACTGGGCAATAACTTCATTATGCTGCTGGCCGTACCCGTCGGGATGGCGATCGCGCTGATCCTTGGGGTAATTATCACGAGTCATGTATATGCGCCGGGTGCCTTCAAGGTCATCTACTTCATGCCCCAGATATCCAGTGTAGTGGCTGTGGCGGTAGTGTGGCAGGTACTCTTCCATCCTTCGTACGGTCCGGTCAACGGATTCCTGTCGGCGCTCGGGGTGGATAATCCGCCCAAATGGCTGGCCGATCCGACGTATGCGCTTCCATCGGTCATGCTGCTGATGATCTGGATTGACCTCGGGGTCTCGCTGATTATCTACATTGCCGGGATCAAGAATATTCCAGCCGATCTGTATGAAGCGGCGACGATAGACGGCGCGTCGAAGTTCGCCCAGTTCCGCTCCATTACCTTTCCGCTGCTGACGCCGACGACCTTTTTCCTGCTCGTGACCGGCATTATCGGCAATTTCAAATCCTTCGCCCTGGTCAAGGTGCTGACGGACGGCGGACCGGCTAACTCTACTTCTGTCGTTGTGTACGACATGTACCAGACCGCATTCGTCGATCTTCAGACCGGTTATGCTTCATCCATGGTCATGATTCTGTTCGTCATCGTGCTTGCCATTACCGGCCTGCAGTGGCTGGGACAGCGTTATTGGGTCAATTACTAG
- a CDS encoding histidine kinase — protein sequence MLPRGWRLGFRNKLLVASLLCLLLPASITLYISNSYTEHILRSQVIQNERRSLEQESLYISNLLSNMVLVANYIQFDPGITLILKENWQRNKLHEPDTAKHILDFKEVTDKLISVTSMMEKTFVTVLTSDGQYYSNYAYAKLDVGALLKQPWMEQARQQPAFELYWAGVLANYIPTAAPSSPQVLTIARNLKLSSDSTYATLIISIAESRISQIFNDSRQGQETLLIAPDGTVLASRDKTRLGQPFALMDAVKHSADSGFMDYRGEQYLLSSLEIPYGNYRIVSLAPYREAVSQISATHRWSSAVQIVSGAFFLLILVLLVRQFTKPVIRLDQVAARVDRGELGIRSGVRGYDEIGRLGKSFDHMLDRVERMIIQIKVEQAQKRKAELAMLQSQINPHFLFNILNSIRLRIIMRGDEENAELLFSLSRLLRMTIQQRDEYTTLHDELHIVRSYVELLNFRQSEEVTLDTDCTSESLGVKIPRFLLQPVIENAYIHGLHQESGRILIRTRTQDHRLLIEIEDNGQGMDEATLGRLRAELSSEWQEKEAMPSSRLAHIGMSNVYERLYLTYGAAFQITIDSLPGQGTTFRFGLPEEIPDQGYERERGSDV from the coding sequence TTGCTGCCTAGAGGATGGAGACTCGGTTTTCGCAATAAGCTGCTCGTCGCTTCTCTGCTCTGTCTGCTGCTTCCCGCCTCTATTACTTTGTATATCTCCAATTCCTACACCGAGCATATCCTCCGCTCCCAGGTGATTCAGAATGAACGCCGTTCGCTGGAGCAGGAGAGCCTATATATCTCTAACCTTCTCAGCAATATGGTGCTGGTGGCGAATTATATCCAGTTCGACCCCGGAATCACCCTTATTCTCAAAGAAAACTGGCAGCGCAATAAGCTGCACGAGCCTGATACCGCCAAGCACATTCTCGATTTCAAAGAGGTTACGGACAAGCTGATCAGCGTCACCTCCATGATGGAAAAAACGTTCGTCACCGTCCTCACCTCTGATGGACAATATTATTCAAACTATGCTTACGCCAAGCTGGATGTCGGCGCACTGCTGAAGCAGCCCTGGATGGAACAAGCCCGCCAGCAGCCTGCCTTCGAGCTGTATTGGGCGGGTGTGCTTGCCAACTATATCCCGACCGCTGCCCCAAGCAGCCCGCAGGTGCTGACTATTGCCAGGAATCTCAAGCTGTCCTCCGATTCAACCTATGCAACATTGATCATCAGTATTGCCGAGAGCCGGATCAGCCAGATTTTTAATGACAGCCGGCAGGGGCAGGAGACACTGCTGATTGCGCCTGACGGAACCGTCCTTGCCTCCAGGGACAAGACCCGGCTGGGCCAGCCGTTCGCGCTTATGGATGCTGTGAAGCATTCGGCGGATTCCGGGTTCATGGATTACCGGGGCGAGCAATATCTGCTGAGCAGCCTGGAGATTCCTTACGGGAATTACCGGATTGTCAGCCTGGCGCCATACCGCGAGGCCGTGAGCCAGATCAGTGCGACCCACCGCTGGAGCAGTGCCGTGCAGATCGTATCGGGCGCCTTCTTCCTGCTGATCCTGGTTCTGCTGGTCCGGCAGTTCACGAAGCCGGTGATCCGGCTGGATCAGGTGGCGGCACGGGTGGACCGGGGAGAGCTGGGCATCCGCTCAGGCGTTCGCGGCTATGATGAGATCGGACGGCTGGGCAAGTCCTTCGACCATATGCTGGACCGGGTGGAGCGGATGATTATCCAGATCAAGGTGGAGCAGGCACAGAAGCGCAAGGCCGAGCTGGCGATGCTGCAATCGCAGATCAATCCCCATTTCCTGTTCAATATTCTGAATTCGATCCGCCTGCGCATCATAATGCGCGGTGATGAGGAGAATGCGGAGCTGCTGTTCTCACTCTCCCGGCTGCTGCGGATGACTATTCAACAGCGGGACGAGTACACGACTCTGCATGATGAGCTGCATATTGTCAGGAGTTATGTGGAGCTGCTGAATTTCCGCCAGTCCGAGGAGGTTACGCTGGATACAGACTGCACCTCGGAGAGTCTTGGCGTGAAGATCCCCCGGTTCCTGCTGCAGCCGGTCATCGAGAATGCCTACATTCATGGGCTGCATCAGGAGAGCGGACGTATTCTGATCCGGACCCGGACGCAGGATCACCGGCTGCTGATCGAGATCGAAGACAACGGGCAGGGAATGGATGAGGCGACCCTAGGCCGCCTGCGTGCCGAGTTAAGCTCTGAATGGCAAGAGAAGGAAGCGATGCCGTCCAGCAGACTGGCCCATATCGGAATGTCCAATGTCTATGAGCGGCTGTATCTGACTTACGGTGCTGCCTTCCAGATCACGATTGACAGCCTGCCCGGACAAGGGACAACCTTCCGGTTCGGGCTGCCTGAAGAGATTCCGGATCAAGGCTATGAAAGGGAGCGTGGAAGCGATGTATAG
- a CDS encoding glucosamine-6-phosphate deaminase, protein MLKIKPIHTELSGAMLVRVYENRSQLGAAAGREAAAAIRALLASKAQVRIVFAAAPSQNEFLAELAAAPELDWSRITAFHMDEYVGLPEGSPQSFGTFLREALFGKVSPGTVHYLNPAAGAEAEAKRYGRLLAEAPIDIVCLGIGENGHLAFNDPPVADFNDPLPVKLVVLDEVCRNQQVNDGCFPSLAEVPRQALTLTIPVLLSAQWLFCMVPGASKRGAVTRTLHESISTACPSTILREHGDCRMFVDTDSFGAVFS, encoded by the coding sequence ATGCTGAAGATCAAACCGATTCATACAGAACTGTCAGGTGCCATGCTTGTCCGCGTATACGAGAACCGCTCACAGCTCGGAGCTGCTGCCGGGCGTGAGGCGGCGGCGGCCATCCGGGCGCTGCTGGCCTCCAAGGCACAGGTGCGGATCGTGTTCGCCGCTGCACCCTCCCAGAATGAATTCCTTGCGGAGCTTGCTGCTGCGCCGGAGCTGGACTGGAGCCGGATTACCGCATTTCATATGGATGAATATGTCGGCCTGCCGGAAGGCTCGCCGCAGAGCTTCGGCACCTTCCTCCGGGAGGCGCTGTTCGGCAAGGTCTCGCCGGGAACGGTCCATTATCTGAATCCAGCAGCCGGTGCGGAAGCCGAAGCTAAGCGTTACGGACGGCTGCTGGCGGAAGCGCCAATAGATATAGTCTGCCTCGGCATTGGGGAGAATGGCCACCTGGCGTTCAATGATCCGCCCGTGGCCGACTTCAATGACCCGCTTCCTGTGAAGCTGGTGGTGCTGGATGAGGTCTGCCGGAACCAGCAGGTCAATGACGGATGCTTCCCCAGCCTGGCAGAAGTGCCGCGGCAGGCCTTGACGCTGACGATTCCGGTCCTGCTGTCCGCGCAATGGCTGTTCTGCATGGTGCCGGGCGCTTCCAAGCGCGGTGCGGTTACCCGCACACTGCATGAATCTATCTCTACAGCATGTCCGTCCACCATCTTGCGGGAGCATGGGGATTGCCGGATGTTTGTGGACACCGACTCCTTCGGGGCGGTCTTCTCATGA